From a single Drosophila sulfurigaster albostrigata strain 15112-1811.04 chromosome 3, ASM2355843v2, whole genome shotgun sequence genomic region:
- the LOC133841445 gene encoding nose resistant to fluoxetine protein 6, whose translation MNRRGCGKVLAAALLLLLLQLGNSQAELNDSTLQLQRFRLNTLNATNVWSLPLPPLATVPQQPVKEADGHDAHLARSSIIYGLAEVANVSNVNAVCHAQLKHVQRGVLGKQPWAMKVLDASGSKSSGFVFGQNYWLGSRDACRAVQRPVGVTLSQNYERVMHYGLITQQAPFAMDYRVVYLSHSSPWQVEIKLMPEQVLHIGLCLPSACQSTEIKALTGDYLASSYMDNEVFELRPEVLYMKDLQLRQGFYDRPSFKLLAGAVLVTCAFMLCAQQLKVAKKLPPEGDDVDAGLAPVESEMWRALHSLLKWQPLQNFVSCYDVSSNWRKICAVRETSAQEIPLLNGVRSVCAIWLLVFHVFWYMYFTINNKAQLISYAEKFGLQYLSSAPLLVDVFFTISGFLQVYNFMRNTQQMEVVRQNGLLANAKLYGKLLFHRYLRIGPLYLIVMGSVDLAFAYIGDTSVYHIYDRFDELCAQHWWRNLFFIQNLFEHQEMCLNWSWSLACDMQFFLLANGVLFLYAKRPKLAKQVTISTLLASLVWSIGIGIKHNFEFSFDAFYATGSHIYTSSFVRVVPYIVGAIAAWRLHERKQQAKESKLSDRKERFYWHFSLVGFMICLFSTVKRDLGYLITILLFALGRVLFSMCICWMISRSSKGSGVWWSRLLEAPIFQHFNRLTYAIYLLNPLVISLVFSLTTASTHVDGFMMCVVACGFMMIVYLVSLVYSMAFELPYSNLSSLLMKRNSNNSKPKTT comes from the exons ATGAACAGACGCGGATGCGGAAAAGTTTTAGCTGCGGCTTTACTTCTACTCCTCCTGCAGCTTGGCAACTCTCAAGCTGAGCTCAACGATTCGACGTTGCAACTGCAGCGATTTCGACTCAACACACTCAATGCCACAAATGTCTGGTcgttgccactgccaccgtTGGCAACTGTGCCACAGCAGCCAGTCAAGGAGGCGGATGGACATGATGCACACTTGGCACGCAGCTCCATCATCTATGGCCTCGCAGAGGTTGCGAATGTGAGCAATGTGAATGCtgtttgccacgcccagcTGAAGCACGTGCAACGCGGAGTCCTGGGCAAACAGCCTTGGGCCATGAAAG TACTCGATGCATCGGGCAGCAAGTCGTCGGGCTTCGTCTTTGGCCAAAACTATTGGCTGGGCAGTCGGGACGCCTGTCGTGCCGTCCAACGTCCTGTGGGCGTAACTTTGTCTCAGAACTATGAGCGTGTCATGCACTATGGACTGATCACACAGCAGGCGCCCTTTGCTATGGACTATCGGGTGGTTTATCTGAGTCACAGTTCGCCGTGGCAGGTGGAGATCAAACTCATGCCGGAACAAGTGCTACACATCGGTCTGTGCTTGCCCAGCGCTTGTCAGTCCACTGAGATCAAGGCGCTGACTGGCGATTATTTGGCCAGCAGTTACATGGATAACGAAGTCTTTGAGCTGCGTCCCGAAGTCCTGTACATGAAGGATCTGCAACTGCGCCAGGGATTCTACGATCGCCCGAGCTTCAAACTTTTGGCTGGCGCTGTTCTGGTCACTTGTGCTTTTATGCTTTGTGCCCAACAGCTGAAAGTGGCCAAGAAGCTGCCCCCGGAGGGCGATGATGTGGATGCTGGACTGGCGCCAGTGGAGTCGGAAATGTGGCGAGCATTGCACTCGCTGCTCAAGTGGCAGCCACTGCAGAACTTTGTCAGCTGCTACGATGTGAGCAGCAATTGGCGCAAGATTTGTGCAGTGCGGGAGACGAGTGCCCAGGAGATTCCTTTGCTCAATGGAGTGCGTTCGGTGTGCGCCATTTGGTTGCTAGTCTTCCATGTGTTCTGGTACATGTATTTCACCATCAACAACAAGGCGCAGCTCATCTCCTATGCGGAGAAGTTCGGATTGCAGTACCTCTCTTCGGCTCCCTTGCTGGTGGATGTCTTCTTCACCATCAG TGGCTTTCTGCAGGTCTACAACTTTATGCGCAACACACAGCAAATGGAGGTAGTGCGTCAGAATGGTCTGCTGGCCAATGCCAAGTTGTATGGCAAGTTGCTCTTCCATCGCTATCTGCGCATTGGACCTCTCTATCTGATTGTCATGGGTAGCGTTGACTTGGCATTTGCCTACATCGGTGACACTTCAGTCTATCACATCTATGATCGCTTCGATGAGCTGTGTGCTCAACATTGGTGGCGTAATCTCTTCTTCATACAGAATCTGTTTGAGCATCAGGAGATGTGCCTAAACTGGAGCTGGAGTCTGGCCTGTGACATGCAATTCTTTCTGCTGGCTAATGGTGTCTTATTTCTCTATGCCAA GCGTCCCAAGTTGGCTAAGCAAGTGACAATTTCCACGCTGTTGGCCTCCCTCGTCTGGTCgattggcattggcatcaaGCACAACTTTGAGTTCTCCTTTGACGCGTTTTATGCCACCGGCTCCCATATCTATACCAGCTCCTTTGTTCGCGTTGTTCCCTACATCGTTGGGGCCATTGCTGCTTGGCGCTTGCATGAGCGAAAACAGCAGGCGAAGGAGTCAAAATTGAGTGATCGGAAGGAGCGTTTCTATTGGCACTTTAGTCTTGTTGGCTTCATGATCTGCCTGTTTTCAACGGTTAAACGAGATTTGGGCTATCtgattacaattttattgtttgcccTTGGCCGAGTGTTGTTTTCAATGTGTATTTGCTGGATGATTTCGCGCAGCTCCAAGGGAAGCGGTGTTTGGTGGTCTCGCCTGCTGGAGGCTCCCATCTTTCAGCACTTCAATCGGCTGACATATGCCATCTATCTGCTGAATCCATTGGTAATCTCACTTGTCTTCAGTCTTACAACTGCCAGCACTCATGTTGATGGTTTTATGATG TGCGTTGTTGCTTGCGGCTTTATGATGATTGTCTATCTGGTGTCGCTTGTGTACTCAATGGCATTTGAGTTGCCCTACAGCAATTTGTCCAGTTTGTTGATGaagcgcaacagcaacaatagtaAACCAAAAACTACGTAA